In Bythopirellula goksoeyrii, a single window of DNA contains:
- a CDS encoding porin produces the protein MNSPLAYQRQRLWFAPMLVGIIAIGGWLRTTCAQEFISLPPTVENTIYETELLPSQLDSSDIRPSTAEESTVVTPASYPAMYETPNDIGWPSEVRSGYDDGFVVACPRQLNIDTSDIPFVWRVNGWGQLRHTEFNSQGTNPDQNQFQLKRARIVISGSAFTPDFQYFFQLDGRSSSGDNLRLLDYYMTYDIGHHRLGYEPGTLGFKTGKYKIPYSLARYLSGKQFEFTDRSMSSMYFDANRSLAWGLYGTVDGLIIPWYWETAIFNGLVTGGAETGSSGNLDDNFAYSARLMAFPIGDWGSSELADFEWHDTLATRIGAGWADSTINRSGMTEFDSIRVVDSGQTLASILPLSVDQYTVNLYAVNHSCKWRGWSQTFEYYFRYINDIEGAAIPNLFDHGFWFQLGKFVIPGRLELLTRWSRVDGNSGTLGVADECSEEIAGGFAWYIRDQHAKLTADATYINGAPINSDSLDMSPGDIGWLFRTQIQFAF, from the coding sequence ATGAATTCACCATTAGCCTACCAACGACAGCGATTGTGGTTTGCACCCATGCTGGTTGGAATAATAGCGATTGGTGGATGGCTCAGAACAACGTGCGCACAAGAGTTTATCTCGCTCCCACCGACAGTTGAAAACACGATTTACGAAACGGAACTCTTGCCGTCTCAGCTCGACTCTTCTGATATTAGACCATCGACTGCAGAGGAGTCGACGGTCGTCACTCCAGCTTCCTATCCTGCAATGTATGAAACGCCGAACGATATCGGTTGGCCGAGCGAAGTGAGGTCTGGGTATGATGATGGCTTTGTTGTTGCCTGTCCGCGACAGCTTAACATCGACACCTCCGACATACCGTTCGTCTGGAGAGTCAACGGCTGGGGCCAATTGCGGCACACGGAGTTTAACTCGCAGGGTACGAACCCTGACCAGAACCAATTCCAATTGAAACGAGCTCGAATCGTAATCTCTGGTAGTGCCTTCACTCCCGACTTTCAATACTTTTTTCAATTAGATGGGCGTAGTAGTAGCGGTGATAATCTGAGACTGTTGGATTATTACATGACCTATGACATTGGTCACCATCGGCTGGGGTACGAGCCCGGAACTCTCGGTTTCAAGACTGGCAAGTACAAGATTCCGTATTCTCTGGCACGCTATCTTTCAGGAAAGCAATTCGAGTTCACCGATCGGTCGATGTCCAGTATGTATTTTGACGCGAACCGTAGTTTGGCCTGGGGTCTTTATGGAACGGTTGATGGATTGATTATCCCTTGGTATTGGGAGACAGCCATCTTCAACGGTTTAGTGACCGGTGGTGCAGAAACCGGCAGTAGCGGCAACCTCGATGATAACTTTGCTTACTCTGCCCGTCTCATGGCTTTTCCTATTGGCGATTGGGGATCAAGTGAGTTGGCCGATTTCGAATGGCACGACACTCTGGCAACCCGAATCGGGGCTGGTTGGGCCGATTCGACGATCAACCGAAGTGGCATGACTGAGTTCGATAGTATTCGCGTCGTCGATTCCGGGCAGACGCTTGCCTCGATCCTGCCATTGAGTGTGGATCAATACACCGTGAATCTCTATGCGGTCAATCACTCGTGCAAGTGGCGAGGGTGGTCGCAAACTTTCGAATACTACTTCCGCTACATTAATGATATCGAAGGTGCGGCAATTCCGAACTTGTTCGATCATGGATTTTGGTTTCAACTCGGGAAGTTTGTCATTCCTGGAAGACTTGAGCTTCTAACGCGGTGGTCGCGTGTGGATGGCAACTCGGGAACGCTTGGTGTCGCAGATGAGTGCTCCGAAGAAATCGCAGGAGGATTCGCCTGGTACATCCGTGATCAACATGCCAAGCTGACGGCAGACGCAACCTACATCAACGGTGCCCCCATCAATTCTGACTCCTTGGACATGTCACCCGGCGACATCGGCTGGTTGTTCCGCACGCAAATTCAATTTGCATTCTAG
- a CDS encoding cation:dicarboxylate symporter family transporter, translating into MGLWIALGLLLGILCGVFFGEYCEKLDVIGKAYVGLLQMTVLPYLVFSLIAKMGRLDVDRAKKLGVAALTVLLAMGLIGVLLIVLVSCILPAIKGASFYSPSLNRYEIGDSDALAQFVPTNIFRSLADEYVPAVVVFCLFFGCSLMLVRGKEQLLDFLDVCSDAIGRVNLFLIRLAPLGLFALSAAAAGTIRIEELSRLQAYLIMFTIACVIAAFGVLPLIVCSFTEIRYRDLFHAAQEPLLTVIATGKLFVVLPQIAEKCEQLLKKDEDSTTDIGETTPGVLVPLAYSVPHLGKLFAFIFVSFGAWYVGRGLSPSQTAGMAATGTLSSFASPLITIPYQLDQFHLPQDLMALFILPGFATTRLADVVGVLHLMVVTILVTKILQKRLRVNWWTLAASTLLLFACTCTAFAVSRWYLATTTPEYDLDQRLLAMEIADPYADVQVYQSRDDVTVRPPSQLPTLERVKAENLLRVGYHPDHLPFSFFNNQQHLVGLDVELMHRLAESLGVKLEFVPFSYNTVSEQLETGEIDIALGGLIVNLERLKTVGFTQPYQTATIAIVVPDHRRGEFDTWNNSEMPTTLRLGVVYKDMAVVARRKLPDAEIVVIDSIGSFFDQNQQNLDGLIMAAEEGATWNVLYPEHTVVTPRPIVRRPVAMAVRPDDVQWVRFLDGWLEFERLDGAVDSLRSFWIEGDGAKQRSPRWSVVRDVLHWLP; encoded by the coding sequence ATGGGACTCTGGATCGCCCTAGGGTTGCTATTGGGGATTCTTTGTGGAGTATTCTTTGGAGAGTATTGCGAAAAGCTTGACGTCATCGGTAAAGCCTACGTGGGATTATTGCAGATGACAGTGCTTCCCTACTTGGTTTTTTCTTTGATTGCCAAGATGGGGAGACTAGATGTCGATCGAGCCAAGAAGCTAGGAGTGGCTGCACTCACGGTGTTGCTCGCGATGGGCCTCATCGGCGTTCTCTTGATTGTGCTGGTTTCATGCATCTTGCCTGCCATTAAAGGCGCTTCTTTCTATAGCCCCAGTCTCAACCGGTACGAAATCGGAGATTCGGATGCCTTGGCCCAGTTTGTTCCGACGAATATATTTCGGTCTCTGGCCGATGAGTATGTGCCCGCTGTGGTCGTGTTTTGCCTCTTCTTTGGCTGCTCGCTGATGTTGGTTCGCGGCAAGGAGCAACTGCTCGACTTCCTCGATGTGTGTTCCGATGCGATTGGGCGAGTCAACTTATTTCTCATTCGTCTTGCGCCGCTTGGCCTGTTCGCTCTCTCTGCGGCCGCCGCGGGAACGATACGAATTGAGGAATTATCACGCCTACAAGCTTATTTGATCATGTTCACGATCGCTTGTGTGATCGCTGCGTTTGGAGTACTCCCGCTTATTGTTTGCAGCTTCACAGAGATTCGGTACCGTGACTTATTCCACGCCGCTCAGGAGCCCTTACTCACAGTCATTGCCACGGGAAAACTGTTTGTGGTGTTGCCACAGATAGCAGAAAAGTGTGAGCAACTACTCAAGAAGGATGAAGACTCGACGACTGACATCGGAGAAACTACGCCTGGTGTTTTGGTGCCCTTGGCTTATTCAGTTCCTCATCTCGGCAAGTTGTTTGCGTTTATCTTCGTCTCGTTCGGAGCCTGGTACGTGGGGCGCGGCTTAAGCCCATCGCAAACCGCTGGGATGGCTGCCACGGGAACCCTCTCGAGCTTTGCTAGCCCGCTCATCACCATTCCTTACCAACTCGACCAATTTCATTTGCCGCAAGACCTCATGGCTTTGTTTATCCTGCCAGGTTTTGCCACTACTCGGCTTGCTGATGTCGTAGGTGTACTCCATTTGATGGTGGTCACGATACTAGTCACGAAAATCCTGCAAAAGAGACTGCGCGTCAACTGGTGGACACTTGCAGCTTCAACTCTGCTTCTGTTCGCTTGTACCTGTACCGCGTTTGCAGTCAGCCGATGGTATCTGGCGACAACTACTCCGGAATATGATCTCGATCAACGCCTTCTCGCAATGGAGATCGCCGACCCCTATGCTGACGTCCAGGTATATCAATCGCGGGACGACGTGACCGTTCGCCCACCATCGCAGTTACCCACCCTTGAGCGAGTCAAGGCAGAAAACTTGCTGCGAGTTGGTTACCATCCTGACCACTTGCCTTTTTCTTTCTTCAACAATCAGCAGCATTTAGTTGGATTGGATGTCGAGCTGATGCACCGCTTGGCAGAAAGTCTCGGTGTCAAGTTGGAATTTGTTCCCTTTTCCTATAATACCGTTTCCGAACAACTGGAAACCGGCGAAATCGATATCGCGTTGGGTGGTCTGATCGTGAATCTAGAGCGTTTGAAGACCGTGGGATTCACTCAGCCCTACCAAACCGCCACGATAGCGATAGTCGTACCGGACCACCGACGGGGTGAGTTCGATACTTGGAACAATTCTGAGATGCCTACCACACTTCGCTTGGGGGTCGTCTACAAGGACATGGCCGTAGTAGCACGGCGTAAACTACCCGATGCTGAGATTGTCGTGATCGATTCGATTGGTTCGTTTTTTGACCAGAACCAACAGAATCTCGATGGACTTATTATGGCCGCCGAAGAAGGTGCAACTTGGAATGTCTTGTACCCCGAGCATACGGTGGTAACTCCCCGGCCAATCGTACGGAGGCCAGTAGCCATGGCAGTACGTCCAGACGATGTCCAATGGGTTCGCTTTCTCGACGGCTGGCTGGAATTTGAAAGGCTGGACGGGGCTGTTGATAGTCTGCGCAGCTTCTGGATCGAAGGAGACGGAGCAAAGCAGCGCTCACCTCGCTGGAGCGTAGTGCGCGATGTGCTGCATTGGCTTCCCTGA
- a CDS encoding YybH family protein yields MKRFFDSLLLIAFLGIFPSGTCWSQEEAAEQANPDEAAIRANAEAYVEAYNKRDAKAVAEMWSPDAVYMDPTTGEAVVGQEELTALFEEDFTATPDLKIEVSIDSIDFVSPNVAIENGVATVTVPDQEPAISNYSAVHVKRDGKWLIDRVSESDVPSPPPTNYEQLQKLEWLIGSWVDGDDNSTIVTECQWTKNCNFITRSFAVVVRDEIDLSGFQIIGWDAAAKEIRSWVFDSHGGFAEGTWELEGDQWVIHSKGTLASGEKSSSVNIVVPVDENSFTWQSVNRQVGGQLLPNVEEVLIVRDQTEESEYLEEEMAAE; encoded by the coding sequence ATGAAACGCTTTTTCGATTCACTGCTGCTAATTGCTTTTCTGGGAATCTTCCCCTCTGGGACTTGCTGGAGCCAGGAGGAGGCTGCTGAGCAAGCTAATCCTGATGAGGCGGCCATTCGAGCCAATGCCGAGGCCTACGTCGAAGCCTACAACAAACGAGATGCAAAGGCCGTCGCTGAGATGTGGTCCCCTGATGCGGTCTATATGGACCCCACCACGGGGGAAGCTGTTGTAGGCCAGGAAGAACTCACTGCTCTATTCGAAGAAGATTTTACGGCGACACCCGACCTCAAGATTGAAGTATCAATCGACTCGATAGATTTCGTTTCTCCCAACGTGGCGATTGAGAACGGAGTCGCCACGGTAACTGTCCCCGACCAGGAACCCGCCATTTCCAACTACTCTGCCGTACATGTCAAACGCGACGGTAAGTGGCTGATCGACAGGGTATCGGAATCCGACGTTCCCTCTCCCCCTCCTACCAACTACGAACAACTGCAGAAGTTGGAGTGGCTGATTGGTTCGTGGGTCGATGGTGACGATAATTCAACGATTGTTACCGAATGCCAATGGACTAAGAACTGTAATTTCATCACACGGAGCTTTGCCGTGGTGGTCAGGGATGAGATCGATTTATCTGGATTTCAGATCATCGGCTGGGATGCGGCCGCCAAGGAGATTCGTTCCTGGGTGTTCGATTCGCACGGAGGATTTGCGGAGGGGACTTGGGAACTCGAAGGCGACCAGTGGGTGATCCATTCCAAAGGAACGCTTGCATCGGGTGAGAAATCATCGTCAGTCAACATTGTCGTTCCGGTCGACGAGAACTCCTTCACTTGGCAATCTGTCAACCGACAGGTGGGCGGGCAACTGCTGCCGAATGTTGAGGAAGTGCTAATCGTTCGCGATCAAACCGAAGAAAGTGAATATCTCGAAGAAGAAATGGCCGCTGAGTGA
- a CDS encoding DUF202 domain-containing protein: MLKNDGEQSARDQLALMRTEMANERTMLAYLRTSLMLIATGGTILKLLADTLPLHIAGWTLIAIGIGVGVWGFLRFRQFQFQYEIEEETLES, translated from the coding sequence ATGCTCAAGAATGATGGCGAGCAATCGGCCCGCGATCAGTTGGCTCTCATGCGAACTGAGATGGCTAATGAACGGACAATGCTGGCCTATCTGCGAACTTCTCTCATGTTAATTGCCACCGGGGGAACCATCTTGAAATTGTTGGCCGATACGCTTCCCTTGCATATCGCAGGCTGGACATTGATTGCAATAGGAATAGGCGTCGGCGTTTGGGGCTTCCTGCGATTTCGTCAGTTTCAATTTCAGTACGAAATCGAAGAAGAGACTTTGGAATCCTAG
- a CDS encoding sulfatase, whose product MLTGKLYQIILGSCFIALSLFTACSYAEDQPNILFIYLDDFGWRDASYMGSDFYETPNIDALARGGMIFSDAYSCAANCAPARACLLSGQYTPRHQLFNVGTAPRGKARHRRLKHVPGTDTLNPEIEIWAEALQKSGYRTGMFGKWHLGTDPTTQGFDVAVEYDKLPGFNAHYGPEGQYLADVLTDQAVDFIKKSGDKRWCVYLSHFAVHTPLQPKRELLPKYQAKKPGKLHQNVKMATMIQAVDDGVGRIMTVLDEINARENTVILFYSDNGGYGPATDMDPLWGYKGTYFEGGIRVPFFVNWSGVVEPGTESSEPIIGVDLFPTICEIAGVRLPHQPLDGRSLIPLLKGELKSFGDRPLFWHFPAYLQSYGVYNEQRDPLFRSRPVSVVRIGDYKLKEYFEDGHVSLFNLRQDIRERHNLTKEMPEKRDELLHILKTWQHEVNAPVPTELNPKFDADAENKAIKKASNSRGKQRQKDL is encoded by the coding sequence ATGCTTACCGGCAAATTATATCAGATAATTCTGGGCAGTTGCTTCATAGCACTCTCACTCTTCACTGCCTGCTCTTATGCAGAGGATCAACCAAACATCCTCTTCATCTATCTGGATGACTTCGGTTGGAGAGATGCAAGTTACATGGGGTCTGACTTCTATGAGACTCCCAATATCGACGCGCTGGCGCGCGGGGGGATGATTTTTAGCGACGCCTACTCTTGTGCGGCGAATTGTGCGCCCGCGCGGGCTTGTCTGTTGTCAGGGCAGTACACGCCTCGGCATCAACTCTTCAATGTCGGTACCGCGCCGCGCGGGAAAGCCAGGCATCGCCGATTGAAGCATGTTCCGGGTACCGATACGTTGAACCCGGAGATCGAGATCTGGGCTGAAGCTCTGCAAAAGTCTGGGTATCGAACGGGAATGTTTGGCAAGTGGCACTTGGGAACAGACCCCACGACCCAAGGTTTCGATGTGGCAGTCGAATACGATAAGTTGCCAGGATTTAATGCCCACTATGGCCCCGAGGGCCAATATCTAGCGGATGTGCTGACAGACCAAGCTGTCGACTTTATCAAAAAGAGTGGCGACAAACGCTGGTGTGTTTATCTTTCTCATTTTGCCGTCCACACTCCACTACAACCTAAACGAGAACTGCTGCCGAAATACCAAGCAAAGAAGCCGGGTAAGCTCCACCAGAACGTAAAGATGGCGACCATGATACAAGCCGTCGATGACGGAGTCGGTCGGATAATGACCGTACTGGATGAAATAAATGCTCGTGAAAACACGGTCATATTATTTTACTCCGATAATGGGGGCTATGGCCCCGCTACCGACATGGACCCCTTATGGGGCTACAAGGGGACATACTTCGAAGGGGGTATTCGAGTACCTTTTTTTGTTAACTGGTCGGGAGTTGTCGAGCCAGGGACCGAATCCAGCGAGCCAATCATTGGGGTCGATCTCTTTCCGACGATCTGTGAAATTGCCGGAGTACGCTTGCCCCACCAGCCGCTCGATGGACGCAGCCTCATTCCCCTGTTGAAGGGTGAACTAAAGAGCTTTGGTGATCGTCCCCTCTTCTGGCATTTCCCGGCGTATCTGCAATCGTACGGAGTATACAACGAGCAACGTGACCCTCTCTTCCGATCGCGACCGGTAAGTGTTGTGCGGATTGGCGATTACAAGCTGAAAGAGTATTTCGAGGATGGCCATGTTTCGTTGTTCAATCTCCGCCAGGATATACGCGAGCGTCACAATCTGACTAAAGAAATGCCCGAAAAGCGAGATGAGCTTCTTCATATCCTCAAGACTTGGCAACACGAGGTGAATGCGCCGGTACCAACCGAACTCAATCCAAAATTCGACGCCGACGCCGAGAACAAGGCGATCAAGAAAGCCTCGAATTCCCGCGGAAAACAGCGCCAAAAAGATCTGTAA
- a CDS encoding type IIL restriction-modification enzyme MmeI gives MDDTAITNFIDRWKPSGGAERANNQLLLAELCDVLEAPHPDPTVEVESDNRYVFEKNVIFDNGDGTTSTRRIDLYRRGCFVCETKQGIEKVKDLERLVALNHEQTEEEKRGLIRWLRPDYQNLKGQNPDGKTQQGMLTDTKEAKPKATKKKAKITKQPRPKTLSAQAAAVQAILATPADETDLAKHFTRANKERIAELLETLESLVKARLVDGQRYVGV, from the coding sequence ATGGATGACACCGCCATCACCAACTTCATCGACCGCTGGAAGCCCTCCGGCGGGGCCGAGCGGGCGAACAATCAGCTGTTACTCGCCGAACTGTGCGACGTACTCGAAGCCCCACATCCCGACCCCACGGTAGAGGTCGAATCCGACAATCGCTACGTCTTCGAAAAGAATGTCATCTTCGACAACGGCGACGGCACCACCAGCACCCGGCGCATCGATCTCTATCGCCGCGGATGTTTTGTCTGTGAAACCAAACAAGGCATCGAGAAGGTGAAAGACCTCGAACGCCTCGTGGCCCTCAACCACGAACAGACCGAGGAAGAAAAACGGGGCCTCATCCGGTGGTTAAGACCCGACTATCAAAATCTAAAGGGGCAAAACCCCGACGGCAAAACCCAACAGGGCATGCTCACCGACACCAAAGAAGCCAAGCCCAAGGCCACCAAGAAAAAGGCCAAGATCACCAAACAACCCCGGCCCAAAACCCTCTCCGCACAAGCCGCCGCCGTCCAAGCCATCCTCGCCACCCCCGCCGACGAAACAGACCTCGCCAAACATTTCACCAGGGCCAACAAAGAACGGATTGCAGAACTTCTAGAAACGCTAGAAAGTCTAGTTAAGGCGCGCCTGGTAGATGGGCAGCGTTATGTGGGGGTGTAA
- a CDS encoding DUF5131 family protein, producing the protein MAQNTAIQWCDSTENPTMGCAGCELWSGERQTCYAGVLHRRFGGVSSGYAPQFEQVTLFPGRMRRASRWSDLSGRKRKDKPWLDGMPRLIFVSDMSDALSESVDYDFLKEEVIENVTSEDGQRHCWLWLTKRPQRMAALSRRLEIDWPTNLWVATSVTTQKSTSRIRHLLQVGNSETIRFLSVEPQWEPINIEAWLPEIDWVIQGGESGADAHPFHLEWAESLIEQCKEAAVPYFLKQLGSNACWKGKRARHVHSHGGNWDEWPSGLRVREFPQLVEV; encoded by the coding sequence ATGGCACAAAACACGGCAATACAATGGTGTGATTCCACAGAGAATCCGACGATGGGATGTGCCGGCTGCGAATTGTGGTCGGGCGAACGACAAACTTGTTATGCAGGCGTCTTACATCGTCGATTTGGGGGAGTCTCCTCTGGATACGCACCACAGTTTGAGCAGGTGACATTGTTTCCTGGGCGAATGCGGCGGGCTTCCAGGTGGTCGGACTTGTCGGGACGGAAGCGAAAAGACAAGCCTTGGCTAGATGGAATGCCACGACTCATCTTTGTTTCAGATATGAGCGACGCTTTGTCTGAGTCAGTGGACTATGATTTCTTGAAGGAAGAAGTGATCGAGAATGTCACAAGTGAGGACGGGCAGAGGCACTGTTGGTTGTGGCTAACGAAACGACCCCAGCGGATGGCAGCTTTGTCTCGTCGCCTGGAAATAGATTGGCCAACAAACCTTTGGGTGGCGACAAGTGTCACCACCCAAAAGTCGACATCTCGAATCAGGCATTTGCTCCAAGTAGGTAATAGTGAGACGATCCGATTCTTGTCTGTCGAACCTCAATGGGAGCCAATCAACATCGAAGCATGGCTACCGGAAATCGATTGGGTAATCCAAGGTGGTGAATCGGGGGCCGATGCACACCCATTTCACTTGGAATGGGCAGAGTCACTGATTGAGCAATGCAAGGAGGCAGCTGTGCCTTATTTCCTAAAACAGCTTGGTTCCAACGCCTGCTGGAAAGGAAAGCGAGCACGCCATGTGCATTCCCACGGCGGAAACTGGGATGAATGGCCCTCTGGTCTCAGAGTGCGCGAGTTTCCTCAATTAGTCGAAGTTTGA